In the Primulina eburnea isolate SZY01 chromosome 15, ASM2296580v1, whole genome shotgun sequence genome, CCCACTCCCCACGCCGCCGTAGAACTTCTCGCCACCCAGACCCTTGACAATCTCGGAGCAGTGCGATTTCTTGAGCGTGAAATCGCCGAACTTGGgcttgaaatggatgaaaaagCTAGGGTTTCGGCTACCAATCAAGTTGAATTCGGCGCTCATGTTCAGAGGGCTTCTGTTCGGGGATCCGAAATTCCCAATCCCAGTCTTGAAAACGAAGGTGAAGGGGTTCTGAGAATTGTTCGGACGATACGAGAATTTGAGCGAAGGGCCAGAATCAAAGAAAGTGGCGAGATTGAGGCATAATTCCTTGGATTCTCCGGCCACAACTCCGGATTGAAAGGGGAAACTCATGATGTTTATCGGGACTTTAGCTCTCAACAAAGGCTTCCGGTCATCGCGAAACTTGATCGAAGCCTTCATATTGAGGGATCACTACTGAAAAACTTCCTCCGTGGGTTGCGAGTGATGACCAAGAAAAGAGAGTGGGAAGGGTATTTTGGTCATTAATACATTTATCATGATTTTATCCATCTCATTTATTTCACAccacacatgatattatatatttatcaaattattaattttatcctATCAaacatttatcaatcaaattattaatcattCAATTATCACATCCTACATACCAAGCGAACCCTATGAGTATTACATATCATTGATAGTTCTTGGAATATTCAAAGAGATAGGTTGCATACAGATATTTTAACGAATCAAACATGATACAAAATATTTCTCAACTTATATTAGTTATTTTAGAAGAATATGGTTTAACTTCTCAAGTTTTTTCAATTTCTTTTGATAATGCTAGTGCAAATTTTTTTAGTATTAGTGAACTCATTTAAATATGTAAACCATTATAATATGGTAAATTTTTTCATATCAGGTGCACACGTCGTATTTTAAATTTGTGTGTTTAAGAtaactaaaaatttaaaatcatatattaaacTAATTATGACAAAAATTCATTATCCAAGGACACATCACCAAGTTATGAGACGAATTTTGCAAAATAAATGGTATGGTGCCTAAAAGGTTTACACGAGACGTTGAAATTCAACATATAAATTGTGATTGTTATgaatcaaaataattattatgtatatttttcatcaatatgttcaagttcatgatatttttttcaaatcaaTGAAATATATGTACTAGTATTTGTGAAAATGTAAAAATGTTTAATGATATCAGTAACCAATTATCTATTATTTATTATCATATTTCTGATTTAGTTTTAACACATTATTGCAACCTGATATGTATTTTTAGTAAACACATTAAataaaatgatgatattttacTTCAATGTATTTATATCATGAAAGCaaaatgggaaaaaaaattagaaattcgtgaaatatttttatgtgatttgtttgaGATCCTAGACTTAAATTAGACTAGTGCATCGACGCACGCGTTGTGtgcttgtataatattttttataattcatttgatttatattaaatGATGATCAAAATATAACTATAAGAAATAGCAAGGGATTacactgtaattttgatatataaattaaaaaataaattgaaatataaaagaataaaaaaatgatatcACTAAGAATTGAACCTATAACCCTAAACCCAAAAAACAATGATTGTATCCGTTGAACTACATATAACCTAGGATTAACGTAGTTGGTGTCTCAGATAGCATCCATGTTCGTGAGCAATTAGTGCAGATCTCCCTTAATTTGGGAAAGCTGGCGGCCGCGTATCTGGCTTGTCATTGTATGCCATTCACTCCAATTACATGACGAAAATTATGTAAATTGCTCTTGTGATTGGGAATGAACCTTTTGTGGAGCTACATACCGGGAAAAAACACTGTTCTAGATTAACATTAACCagaataatgaaaatatttgatttaattatatTGCTCAATCACTAGG is a window encoding:
- the LOC140814407 gene encoding uncharacterized protein, producing the protein MKASIKFRDDRKPLLRAKVPINIMSFPFQSGVVAGESKELCLNLATFFDSGPSLKFSYRPNNSQNPFTFVFKTGIGNFGSPNRSPLNMSAEFNLIGSRNPSFFIHFKPKFGDFTLKKSHCSEIVKGLGGEKFYGGVGSGDGFVNNGYLKGTGFFSSSVESKAAAGVVCGLLKGAEMSARKTLPGCRSW